A single region of the Alosa alosa isolate M-15738 ecotype Scorff River chromosome 6, AALO_Geno_1.1, whole genome shotgun sequence genome encodes:
- the ccnf gene encoding cyclin-F isoform X2 has product MKPGVLHCRCAKCFSVPVRKRVRKRIPTLTLLSLPEEIILCVLQCLSAEDLLAIRAVHSRLRDLVDGHASVWARVGFKEQWPSPNSIWLFERAAERGNFEAAVKLGIAYLYNEGPSLSDEGRADVCGRKASHYFSLAESLRPQSADPFVWVFIRPPWSPSGSCCKAVVYEHLRAESDTNLERRGGLLHCLARVLQLFDDEEKRKEAVQMLEMSACSGCVQSAYLLWEHKRHLAMTDPGRYLQCMRTLRDYAAKGCWEAQLSLAKLCISGNPLGLELQACTNLVAQLFHSNPTPCRRAEDLLRQGLNDTMRYILVDWLVEVTTMKDFSSLTLHVTVCCVDRYLAMCSVPKARLQLLGIACMVICTRYVSKDILTIREAVWLTDNTYQYEDLVRMMGEVIAVLGGKIRTPTLVDYGEVLQSLVPMDRRSFHLFCYIGELSLLYAVLSATPPALLACAALLLTRALHHNAPIWPSILAEHTGFRSQELVPTAMVLYVKCFSQDVPKDYRHVSLTGVKQRFEDDMYQQISKEPVMGLSELCHILEVPEIQAKMGLLYPSSEPADIHTFLSSPSSNSKRRREESMQNHRSSFLATPTAELSTQEEALLGDILDWSLDTSSSGYEGDQESEGERDAENPGVRLELQLETEPADSRAHCRALSSDEDSFNEGETSDDVTQRGEGGNRRCRHELRNSDAHPLSSLVNHSSVLTPSADAHSSGYSSVQSSSPSSSSLLPCFLSPLASSSSPPGRVPAVGFRLLVPAHGPIRRQVKRKNGAAHSGEEREEGEQEAGGRVSHVTFVSL; this is encoded by the exons ATGAAACCCGGCG TGCTTCACTGCCGATGTGCTAAATGTTTCTCAGTGCCAGTTCGGAAGCGGGTGCGCAAGAGAATACCCACCCTAACACTGCTCTCTCTGCCCGAAGAgataattttgtgtgtgttgcagtgtctCTCAGCTGAAGATCTTTTGGCAATCAGAGCT GTGCACTCTCGGCTGCGTGATTTGGTAGATGGACATGCCAGTGTGTGGGCGAGGGTAGGCTTCAAGGAACAGTGGCCTTCACCTAACAGCATATGGCTTTTTGAAAG GGCTGCAGAGAGGGGAAATTTTGAAGCTGCTGTGAAATTAGGAATTGCCTACTTGTACAATGAAGGAC CATCTTTGAGTGATGAGGGAAGGGCCGATGTTTGTGGAAGGAAAGCATCTCATTACTTCAGTTTGGCGGAGAGTTTGAGACCTCAGTCTGCCGATCCCTTCGTCTGGGTGTTTATTCGTCCACCCTGGTCCCCATCAGGCAGCTGCTGCAAGGCTGTGGTGTATGAGCACTTACGGGCTGAGAGTGACACTAACTTG gagcggagaggaggttTATTGCACTGTTTAGCCAGAGTGCTCCAGCTCTTTGAT gatgaagagaagagaaaggaggctGTGCAGATGCTTGAGATGTCCGCATGTAGTGGATGTGTGCAGAGTGCCTACCTGCTTTGGGAGCATAAGCGACACTTAGCA ATGACAGATCCAGGACGTTATCTCCAATGTATGCGTACACTCAGGGACTATGCAGCCAAAGGATGCTGGGAAGCACAG TTGTCTCTGGCCAAGTTGTGCATCAGTGGAAACCCACTTGGTTTAGAACTACAGGCATGCACCAACCTTGTGGCCCAATTGTTTCACTCCAACCCGACACCATGCAGACGAGCAGAAGATTTGCTGCGGCAGGGGCTCAATGACACTATGAG GTACATCCTGGTGGACTGGCTGGTGGAGGTGACCACGATGAAGGACTTCTCCAGCTTGACTttgcatgtgactgtgtgttgtgtggaccGGTACCTGGCAATGTGTTCTGTGCCCAAAGCCCGCCTCCAACTATTGGGCATCGCCTGCATGGTGATCTGCACGAG GTATGTTAGTAAGGACATCTTGACCATTCGAGAGGCGGTCTGGTTGACTGATAACACATATCAGTATGAAGACCTGGTCAGGATGATGGGAGAAGTGATTGCAGTACTCGGGGGGAAGATCCGT ACTCCCACACTGGTGGACTATGGCGAGGTGCTGCAATCTCTAGTCCCCATGGATCGGCGCAGTTTCCACCTGTTCTGCTACATCGGTGAGCTGTCCCTGCTGTATGCTGTCCTGAGTGCTACTCCACCCGCACTCCTGGCCTGCGCAGCCCTTCTACTGACACGTGCGCTGCATCACAACG CTCCCATCTGGCCCTCCATTTTGGCTGAGCACACTGGCTTCAGAAGTCAGGAGTTGGTCCCCACTGCCATGGTGCTTTATGTGAAATG CTTCAGTCAGGATGTGCCTAAAGACTATAGGCATGTCTCATTGACAGGAGTGAAGCAGCGGTTCGAAGATGATATGTATCAACAGATCAGTAAGGAGCCG GTGATGGGCTTGTCTGAGCTGTGTCATATTTTGGAAGTTCCTGAGATTCAGGCTAAGATGGGGCTGCTATATCCCAGTTCAGAACCAGCTGATATACACACATTCCTATCCTCTCCCTCCAGTAACAGCAAGAG acggagagaggagagcatgcAGAATCACAGGAGCAGTTTCCTGGCCACACCCACAGCGGAGCTGTCCACCCAGGAGGAGGCGCTGTTGGGAGACATCCTGGATTGGAGCTTAGATACGTCCAGTTCGGGCTATGAAGGAGACCAGGAAAGTGAAGGAGAAAGGGATGCTGAAA ACCCTGGTGTGAGGTTAGAGTTGCAGCTGGAGACGGAGCCTGCGGACTCTCGAGCACACTGTCGCGCCCTCTCTAGTGACGAAGACAGCTTTAACGAGGGAGAAACGAGTGACGATGTGACGCAAAGAGGGGAGGGCGGCAATAGGCGATGCCGCCATGAACTTCGCAACTCAGAcgctcaccctctctcctccttggtCAACCACTCCTCTGTTCTCACCCCATCAGCTGATGCCCACAGCTCTGGCTACTCTTCTGTCCAAAGTTCCagtccctcctcttcctctttgctgccctgcttcctctctcctctggcttcgtcctcctctccccccgGCCGTGTGCCTGCAGTGGGATTCCGTCTGCTGGTTCCGGCGCATGGACCTATTCGTAGACAAGTGAAGCGGAAGAATGGAGCAGCACACagtggagaggaaagggaggaaggAGAACAGGAGGCGGGAGGAAGAGTCTCCCATGTGACTTTCGTGAGCCTGTGA
- the ccnf gene encoding cyclin-F isoform X1: MKKISSLSSKFMLHCRCAKCFSVPVRKRVRKRIPTLTLLSLPEEIILCVLQCLSAEDLLAIRAVHSRLRDLVDGHASVWARVGFKEQWPSPNSIWLFERAAERGNFEAAVKLGIAYLYNEGPSLSDEGRADVCGRKASHYFSLAESLRPQSADPFVWVFIRPPWSPSGSCCKAVVYEHLRAESDTNLERRGGLLHCLARVLQLFDDEEKRKEAVQMLEMSACSGCVQSAYLLWEHKRHLAMTDPGRYLQCMRTLRDYAAKGCWEAQLSLAKLCISGNPLGLELQACTNLVAQLFHSNPTPCRRAEDLLRQGLNDTMRYILVDWLVEVTTMKDFSSLTLHVTVCCVDRYLAMCSVPKARLQLLGIACMVICTRYVSKDILTIREAVWLTDNTYQYEDLVRMMGEVIAVLGGKIRTPTLVDYGEVLQSLVPMDRRSFHLFCYIGELSLLYAVLSATPPALLACAALLLTRALHHNAPIWPSILAEHTGFRSQELVPTAMVLYVKCFSQDVPKDYRHVSLTGVKQRFEDDMYQQISKEPVMGLSELCHILEVPEIQAKMGLLYPSSEPADIHTFLSSPSSNSKRRREESMQNHRSSFLATPTAELSTQEEALLGDILDWSLDTSSSGYEGDQESEGERDAENPGVRLELQLETEPADSRAHCRALSSDEDSFNEGETSDDVTQRGEGGNRRCRHELRNSDAHPLSSLVNHSSVLTPSADAHSSGYSSVQSSSPSSSSLLPCFLSPLASSSSPPGRVPAVGFRLLVPAHGPIRRQVKRKNGAAHSGEEREEGEQEAGGRVSHVTFVSL, encoded by the exons ATGAAGAAGATCTCGTCTCTGTCATCTAAATTCA TGCTTCACTGCCGATGTGCTAAATGTTTCTCAGTGCCAGTTCGGAAGCGGGTGCGCAAGAGAATACCCACCCTAACACTGCTCTCTCTGCCCGAAGAgataattttgtgtgtgttgcagtgtctCTCAGCTGAAGATCTTTTGGCAATCAGAGCT GTGCACTCTCGGCTGCGTGATTTGGTAGATGGACATGCCAGTGTGTGGGCGAGGGTAGGCTTCAAGGAACAGTGGCCTTCACCTAACAGCATATGGCTTTTTGAAAG GGCTGCAGAGAGGGGAAATTTTGAAGCTGCTGTGAAATTAGGAATTGCCTACTTGTACAATGAAGGAC CATCTTTGAGTGATGAGGGAAGGGCCGATGTTTGTGGAAGGAAAGCATCTCATTACTTCAGTTTGGCGGAGAGTTTGAGACCTCAGTCTGCCGATCCCTTCGTCTGGGTGTTTATTCGTCCACCCTGGTCCCCATCAGGCAGCTGCTGCAAGGCTGTGGTGTATGAGCACTTACGGGCTGAGAGTGACACTAACTTG gagcggagaggaggttTATTGCACTGTTTAGCCAGAGTGCTCCAGCTCTTTGAT gatgaagagaagagaaaggaggctGTGCAGATGCTTGAGATGTCCGCATGTAGTGGATGTGTGCAGAGTGCCTACCTGCTTTGGGAGCATAAGCGACACTTAGCA ATGACAGATCCAGGACGTTATCTCCAATGTATGCGTACACTCAGGGACTATGCAGCCAAAGGATGCTGGGAAGCACAG TTGTCTCTGGCCAAGTTGTGCATCAGTGGAAACCCACTTGGTTTAGAACTACAGGCATGCACCAACCTTGTGGCCCAATTGTTTCACTCCAACCCGACACCATGCAGACGAGCAGAAGATTTGCTGCGGCAGGGGCTCAATGACACTATGAG GTACATCCTGGTGGACTGGCTGGTGGAGGTGACCACGATGAAGGACTTCTCCAGCTTGACTttgcatgtgactgtgtgttgtgtggaccGGTACCTGGCAATGTGTTCTGTGCCCAAAGCCCGCCTCCAACTATTGGGCATCGCCTGCATGGTGATCTGCACGAG GTATGTTAGTAAGGACATCTTGACCATTCGAGAGGCGGTCTGGTTGACTGATAACACATATCAGTATGAAGACCTGGTCAGGATGATGGGAGAAGTGATTGCAGTACTCGGGGGGAAGATCCGT ACTCCCACACTGGTGGACTATGGCGAGGTGCTGCAATCTCTAGTCCCCATGGATCGGCGCAGTTTCCACCTGTTCTGCTACATCGGTGAGCTGTCCCTGCTGTATGCTGTCCTGAGTGCTACTCCACCCGCACTCCTGGCCTGCGCAGCCCTTCTACTGACACGTGCGCTGCATCACAACG CTCCCATCTGGCCCTCCATTTTGGCTGAGCACACTGGCTTCAGAAGTCAGGAGTTGGTCCCCACTGCCATGGTGCTTTATGTGAAATG CTTCAGTCAGGATGTGCCTAAAGACTATAGGCATGTCTCATTGACAGGAGTGAAGCAGCGGTTCGAAGATGATATGTATCAACAGATCAGTAAGGAGCCG GTGATGGGCTTGTCTGAGCTGTGTCATATTTTGGAAGTTCCTGAGATTCAGGCTAAGATGGGGCTGCTATATCCCAGTTCAGAACCAGCTGATATACACACATTCCTATCCTCTCCCTCCAGTAACAGCAAGAG acggagagaggagagcatgcAGAATCACAGGAGCAGTTTCCTGGCCACACCCACAGCGGAGCTGTCCACCCAGGAGGAGGCGCTGTTGGGAGACATCCTGGATTGGAGCTTAGATACGTCCAGTTCGGGCTATGAAGGAGACCAGGAAAGTGAAGGAGAAAGGGATGCTGAAA ACCCTGGTGTGAGGTTAGAGTTGCAGCTGGAGACGGAGCCTGCGGACTCTCGAGCACACTGTCGCGCCCTCTCTAGTGACGAAGACAGCTTTAACGAGGGAGAAACGAGTGACGATGTGACGCAAAGAGGGGAGGGCGGCAATAGGCGATGCCGCCATGAACTTCGCAACTCAGAcgctcaccctctctcctccttggtCAACCACTCCTCTGTTCTCACCCCATCAGCTGATGCCCACAGCTCTGGCTACTCTTCTGTCCAAAGTTCCagtccctcctcttcctctttgctgccctgcttcctctctcctctggcttcgtcctcctctccccccgGCCGTGTGCCTGCAGTGGGATTCCGTCTGCTGGTTCCGGCGCATGGACCTATTCGTAGACAAGTGAAGCGGAAGAATGGAGCAGCACACagtggagaggaaagggaggaaggAGAACAGGAGGCGGGAGGAAGAGTCTCCCATGTGACTTTCGTGAGCCTGTGA
- the LOC125296037 gene encoding transmembrane protein 100 — translation MGCTAGHPACQPQSPGACGVSAAENHSVGPEELGPKAPDVLSSLERLSQATGGVEKSWYRCIFPFGIISLVIGIAGTGVSYTYNDLPQTKVVSVVLLVTGLILVIMATVCWTAHKKKRRKKKEGASASSEQCPL, via the coding sequence ATGGGCTGCACTGCAGGACACCCGGCCTGCCAGCCCCAGTCCCCTGGAGCCTGTGGAGTGTCCGCTGCTGAGAACCACAGCGTAGGACCAGAGGAGCTAGGCCCCAAAGCTCCAGACGTGCTGTCCTCTCTGGAGCGACTCTCCCAAGCCACAGGTGGGGTGGAGAAGTCCTGGTACCGCTGTATTTTCCCCTTCGGCATAATCTCCCTGGTGATCGGCATCGCAGGAACGGGTGTCAGCTACACCTACAATGATCTCCCACAGACCAAGGTGGTTTCTGTGGTGCTGCTGGTTACTGGGTTGATCCTGGTAATAATGGCCACAGTCTGCTGGACAGCCCACAAGAAGAAACGCaggaaaaaaaaggaaggaGCGTCCGCTAGTTCTGAGCAGTGCCCACTATGA